ATAGACGTAACCATCCCAGCCAACGACGTCAAACGGGTGATGTGCCAGAGTGAGTTCCGTGAAACCACTCCTCGCCTTAATGAGGAGTGGGAAGTCGCCCGTTTCGGAAACGGGATCGGTATAATCAGGGACGCGGATATCACGCTCACAAAATGGTGCGTGCTCGAGCATTTGGCCGTACTCGTTGCGATAACGCCTAGGAATGTCGATGGGACTTGGTGACTCAATCAGCAGGTAGCGGGTTGTCTGCGTGACCTCGAGCTGATAAATGGTCCCCGCGGGAATCACCACATAATCCCCTTCGTGAAAAGGGAGATTGCCGAACACAGAATGCAAGGTTCCTTCGCCTTCATGGATGAACAACAGCTCATCGGCGTCGGCGTTTTTGTAGGCATATTCCATCGATGACGCCGCCACACACACACCCATCTTCACATCATCATTGCCAAGCAGGTATTGGCGGGCCTCAATCGGATGGCCGGAGGCTGCCGCCAACTCGCGGGTCCGGAAATGGCGATGGCGAAGTGGACCCTCTGCCTCCGGTTGCAGTGGGGCTGCGCGAAAGTCGCCCACACCGCGAACCGCTGTCGGCGCATGCACATGGTAGAGAATTGATTCTACGCCAGAGAAACCTTTGGTTCCAAAAACTTCTTCCTTATACAGTTCCCCGTCTGACCGACGGAATTGCGTGTGACGCTTGTGCGGAACTTCACCGCGACGGACGTAAAACGGCATGATGCGCCCCCCTTACAGGTTGCGTTGCTATGGTAGAGCCCCCTGGCCTGCTTGTTACAGGTTGCCTCGTTGTATGGCACGATCTGCTTTTACACATTGCCACACTGTGCCGCAGGGCCTGCTTCTTACAGGTTGCCTCGCAGGGCCTGTTCTTTCTCAATGGCTTCAAATAATGCTTTGAAGTTGCCGTTCCCAAAACCGCGACTTCCCTTGCGTTGGATGATTTCAATAAACACCGTCGGTCTGTCCATCAGTGGTCTGGTGAAGATCTGGAGGAGGTAACCTTCTTCATCTCGGTCAACAAGGATATTCAGTTCCTGCAGCCGCTTGGTGTCCTCATCAATCTGCCCAATCCTATCCCAGAGTTCATCATAGTAAGCATCCGGTGCATTCAGGAATTCGACACCTGCTTCCTTCAGTTCCGACACGGTGCGAATGATGTTGTTTGTCTTCAGGGCGATATGCTGAACGCCAGGACCTCCGTAGAAGTCGAGGTATTCCTGGATCTGTGACTTTTTCTTTCCGACAGCAGGTTCATTGATGGGGAACTTAATCTTCCCGCCGCCATTTTCCATCACTTTTGACATCAGGGCCGAGTACTCTGTGCTGATGTCGTCATCCGAGAAATGAATAAACTGCTCAAAGCCGAGTGCTTTTTCGTAGTAATTCACCCAGTATTCCATCTTGCCGAGTTCTACGTTGCCAACGGTATGATCGACAGCGAGGAGACCCTTCGGCTGGCCCCCAAACATGTTATCCGCCTTCCTGTACCCTGGCCAGAAACTTCCTTGATAATTTCCCCGTTCGACAAATGCATGGACGGTGTCTCCATACGTTCCAACAACGGACTTGCGGACGAATCCGTCCGCGTCTTCGAAGACTTCCACATCACTCACCGCAATGGCCCCGTGTTCAACAGCCGCTTGGTATGAAGTTGCAGCGTCATCAACCAAGAAAGCGATTTCTTTGACGCCATCACCATGATACTTGACGAATTCTGCAACTGGATGATTGGCGGACAATGCCCCAGTGACAACGAGACGAATGTCTCCCTGTTCGAGTACGTAGGACACCCTATCCCGCACGCCTGTTTCCATTCCTGCGTAAGCCTTAACCTGAAATCCGTAGCCTTTTGACAGGTAATACGCAAATAACTTTGCATTCCCCACGTAAAGTTCAATGTAATCAATGCCTAAGAGCGGCAAATGATCCGCCATTCGTAACTCCCCCTATGATTTTGACTCGATTGTGTGACGTGACCGACCGGCGACTGGCGGCACGAGTAAGTGCGCAATCTGGCACATCTACCCTGCTTCCTGGACATGGTTCAGCTTGGCATGGCCCTGCTTGATATCACACTGCTTGATGTCACATTGCCTGATATCACACTGCTTGATGTCACACTGCTCGATGTCACACTGCTCGATGTCACACCGCTTGACAAGGCACGGTCTGGGTACGCAAAACTGGTACAATTTCATATTACTGAATCCGCAAAACAGCCCGCAAGAATACGGTGTACTGCGTTGCAGTGCTAAAGCGCGGGATAATACGAGAATCGTCGCTGTCGGCTGGGGGTATCGGCCTTGTCGGAGGATACAAAAATATCGTTAGTCGGCAATATGGCGAGGTATCCACTCGATGCTAAGGCGCAAAAGTATCCCTAGAGGCCGAACGCAGGGGGTATCTGCTCAGGTGTAGCGTACAACATGATACTTACGATACCCCCTACCGTTGACCAATAAGGATACTGAAGGTAGCGCTATTTCAAACACATACCCCTGGGGGTTCCGGCTTAGAGAACAAATTGATATCTGCGCCAGCAGATATACCCTATGGGGTTTAGGGCATTTCCTTCCCCAGCCTTCCCCAGCCTTCCCCAGCCTTCCCCAGCCTTCATCCAGCCTTCATCCAGCCTTCATCCAGCCTTCATCCAGCCTTCATCCAGCCTTCTGCAGCCTTCTGCAGCCTTCCGCTGCCGCACCTGCCAGCCAGCAGTTAGCCTGCCGACCCGACCTCGTCCCCGGCAGCAACAATCGATTCGGACGCAGTTCCCGGTAGCGGAAAGAGTTCGCTCAGGCGGACTGTCCGACCATGTTCATTCTGGAACACGATGTGCTCTCTTTGGAACTGCCGTGGACTCTCAAGACCGCAAGCCGCCGCAAGGGCGAACAGACCCTGGCGAAGATTGACGATGTAGTTCATCACGCGCCACTGCTTTTCCTCAACGACCAGCGCCTGCTGATATTTTGGAGATGTGGTTGTGACACCGGTTGGGCACTTCCCTGTATGACACTGCATCGCCATGATGCACCCGTTAGCCATCATGAAACCGCGGGCGGAGTTGATGCAATCCGCACCAACTGCGAGCGCGATGGCGACCTTATCAGCCGTAATCAGCTTGCCGGAGGCGAAGACCTTGAAACGGTCGCGCACACCGTACCGATATGCCGCATCGACAAACGTTATGAGCGCGGGTATCAGCGGCAGACCCATGGTGTCAGCCATTGATTTGAATGTTGCGCCCGATCCGCCCTCGCCCCCGTCGACCGTGATGAAATCCGGGAAGATGTTCAGCCGGCACATGGTCTCAAACAGATGGTCAAGGCGAGCCGAATCTCCGACAACAATCTTGAAACCTACCGGCTTGCCGCCCTCTTCTTGCAGCTTTCGGACAAAGCGAAGCGCATCCTCAGAAGACTTTAGGAAAGGGAAGCGGTTTGGTGAATTGACCGTGACACCAATTGGGACTTTTCGAATGGCCGCCACCTTTGCGTTCACCTTCGCGCCTTCAAGATGGCCCCCGCGAATCTTCGCACCTTGCGCAAACTTCAGCTCAAAGGCCCGGATGTTCGGTTCGGCTGCCTTTTTCTTGAATTCCTCTATCGAAAAGTTGCCGCTGTCATCGCGATATCCAAACAGTCCTGGACCAATCTGGGCAACTACATCTGCGCCAGTTGCAAGGT
The Alicyclobacillus curvatus genome window above contains:
- a CDS encoding homogentisate 1,2-dioxygenase, which encodes MPFYVRRGEVPHKRHTQFRRSDGELYKEEVFGTKGFSGVESILYHVHAPTAVRGVGDFRAAPLQPEAEGPLRHRHFRTRELAAASGHPIEARQYLLGNDDVKMGVCVAASSMEYAYKNADADELLFIHEGEGTLHSVFGNLPFHEGDYVVIPAGTIYQLEVTQTTRYLLIESPSPIDIPRRYRNEYGQMLEHAPFCERDIRVPDYTDPVSETGDFPLLIKARSGFTELTLAHHPFDVVGWDGYVYPYALNIEDFEPITGRIHQPPPVHQTFAGEGFVICSFVPRLFDYHPEAIPAPYNHSNIDSDEVLYYVRGNFMSRKGIEVGSVTLHPSGIPHGPHPGTAEASIGKPGTEELAVMMDTFRPLKVLQPATAVEDTNYMFSWLDD
- the hppD gene encoding 4-hydroxyphenylpyruvate dioxygenase → MADHLPLLGIDYIELYVGNAKLFAYYLSKGYGFQVKAYAGMETGVRDRVSYVLEQGDIRLVVTGALSANHPVAEFVKYHGDGVKEIAFLVDDAATSYQAAVEHGAIAVSDVEVFEDADGFVRKSVVGTYGDTVHAFVERGNYQGSFWPGYRKADNMFGGQPKGLLAVDHTVGNVELGKMEYWVNYYEKALGFEQFIHFSDDDISTEYSALMSKVMENGGGKIKFPINEPAVGKKKSQIQEYLDFYGGPGVQHIALKTNNIIRTVSELKEAGVEFLNAPDAYYDELWDRIGQIDEDTKRLQELNILVDRDEEGYLLQIFTRPLMDRPTVFIEIIQRKGSRGFGNGNFKALFEAIEKEQALRGNL
- a CDS encoding FMN-binding glutamate synthase family protein codes for the protein MDTGGRGERGCNRVEVVLLILLLIVILAPVFGLLYLYILSKKPQHSVIRAHPYLGWLRYLLEKMGPEFRQYWFDADTGGKPFSRNEFLGIVFSSKYQTDLVSFGSKRDFEKPGYYISNDLFPLLVEELRVDNAEKVAAKKYEIHREGLFTRQEHMADVKVSRWLYEKDDAIVVGPERKHPWKLQGMFGASATSYGAVGEHYILSTGQGVARAGGSWINTGEGGVAPEHLATGADVVAQIGPGLFGYRDDSGNFSIEEFKKKAAEPNIRAFELKFAQGAKIRGGHLEGAKVNAKVAAIRKVPIGVTVNSPNRFPFLKSSEDALRFVRKLQEEGGKPVGFKIVVGDSARLDHLFETMCRLNIFPDFITVDGGEGGSGATFKSMADTMGLPLIPALITFVDAAYRYGVRDRFKVFASGKLITADKVAIALAVGADCINSARGFMMANGCIMAMQCHTGKCPTGVTTTSPKYQQALVVEEKQWRVMNYIVNLRQGLFALAAACGLESPRQFQREHIVFQNEHGRTVRLSELFPLPGTASESIVAAGDEVGSAG